A region from the Mesomycoplasma hyopneumoniae J genome encodes:
- a CDS encoding HU family DNA-binding protein, which translates to MNKKELIEQIAIKTNLPIKNIELVLNEFFGITADVVKKQGKLVINSFGTFQGVFKPASSSFNPLTKTQITVNAKTTVRFKPSKVLKDFIA; encoded by the coding sequence ATGAACAAAAAAGAACTAATTGAGCAAATTGCAATTAAAACCAATCTTCCTATAAAAAATATTGAGCTTGTTTTAAATGAATTTTTTGGAATAACAGCAGATGTTGTCAAAAAACAAGGAAAATTAGTGATTAACTCTTTTGGAACTTTCCAAGGAGTTTTCAAGCCCGCATCTTCTTCATTTAATCCACTAACCAAAACCCAGATTACAGTCAATGCAAAAACAACAGTGAGATTCAAACCTTCAAAAGTTCTAAAAGATTTTATTGCCTAA
- the lepA gene encoding translation elongation factor 4 produces the protein MDNKKIRNFAIIAHIDHGKSTLADRILEFTNTVSKRDLKEQHLDSMDLEKERGITIKLNAVQIRYNSYIFHLIDTPGHVDFTYEVSRSLAATEGALLLVDASQGIQAQTLANVYLALENNLEIIPIINKIDLPSANVDKVKAEIENTIGISAENAILISAKNGIGIEKVLEAIVNLIPPPQASDEKDPLKALVFDSYFDIYRGVIIFIRVVTGKISVGDTFKFMANNLKFSVIELGISSPNQVKKEALFAGEVGWVAASIRNAKDVEVGDTITLVENPAKSPLPGYKKLVPVMYTGFYPVDSQQYNLLKDSLEKISLSDSSIIYEPESSKALGFGFRIGFLGLLHMEILQERLEREFNLSIIATAPSVEFQITRTNGQVQIISNPSLFPEPNFISEIREPYILAKIFLPEEFLGQIMGLCQDKRGIYVDLEYIDDFRRRLIYKLPLVEVIFDFFDRLKSLSKGYASFEYEVIDYQVSKLQKLDILLNGQKIDALSMIVHKDFAYPKARDLTQKLKEIIPRHSFEVPVQAVIGSKVIARETIKAYRKDVTAKLYGGDVTRRKKLLEKQKAGKKRMKSFGVVDVPQEAFLAILKTNVSEK, from the coding sequence ATGGATAATAAAAAAATTCGAAATTTTGCCATAATTGCGCATATCGATCATGGTAAATCGACTTTGGCCGACAGAATTCTTGAATTTACCAATACAGTTTCAAAACGTGATCTAAAAGAACAACATCTTGATTCAATGGATCTTGAAAAAGAACGTGGGATTACTATTAAACTAAATGCGGTCCAAATTCGTTATAATTCTTACATTTTTCATCTAATTGATACACCTGGCCATGTCGATTTTACTTATGAAGTTTCACGATCTTTAGCGGCAACTGAAGGCGCTTTGCTTTTAGTGGATGCAAGTCAAGGGATTCAGGCACAGACCTTGGCCAATGTTTATTTGGCCCTTGAGAATAATTTAGAAATTATTCCAATTATAAACAAAATCGATTTACCTTCGGCAAATGTTGATAAAGTCAAAGCCGAGATTGAAAACACTATCGGAATTTCCGCTGAAAATGCCATTTTGATTTCAGCCAAAAATGGCATCGGTATTGAAAAAGTACTTGAAGCGATAGTTAATTTGATCCCGCCACCACAAGCTTCAGACGAAAAAGATCCTTTAAAAGCGTTAGTTTTTGATTCTTATTTTGATATTTACCGCGGGGTAATAATTTTTATCCGTGTGGTTACAGGGAAAATTTCAGTCGGGGATACTTTCAAATTTATGGCTAATAACTTGAAATTTTCCGTGATTGAATTAGGAATTTCCAGTCCAAATCAGGTTAAAAAAGAGGCGCTTTTTGCTGGTGAAGTCGGTTGGGTGGCCGCCTCAATTCGCAATGCAAAAGATGTTGAGGTAGGTGATACAATCACTTTAGTTGAAAATCCGGCTAAATCTCCACTTCCTGGATATAAAAAATTAGTTCCTGTAATGTATACTGGATTTTACCCCGTGGATTCACAGCAATACAATCTTTTAAAAGATTCTTTAGAAAAAATTTCGCTTTCGGATTCATCAATTATTTATGAACCTGAGTCATCAAAAGCGCTTGGTTTTGGTTTTCGGATTGGATTTTTGGGACTTTTGCATATGGAAATTCTTCAGGAAAGGCTTGAAAGGGAGTTTAATCTTTCAATTATAGCAACTGCACCTTCTGTTGAATTTCAGATTACAAGAACAAATGGCCAAGTCCAGATAATTTCTAATCCGAGTTTGTTTCCTGAACCTAATTTTATTAGTGAAATCAGAGAACCTTATATTTTAGCGAAAATTTTTTTACCTGAAGAATTTTTAGGGCAAATTATGGGACTTTGTCAAGATAAACGCGGAATTTATGTTGATCTTGAATATATAGATGACTTTCGTAGGCGCTTAATTTATAAATTACCGCTAGTTGAGGTTATTTTTGACTTTTTTGATCGGCTAAAATCACTTTCAAAAGGTTATGCATCTTTTGAATACGAGGTAATTGATTATCAAGTTTCAAAACTGCAAAAATTGGATATTTTACTAAATGGACAGAAAATCGATGCACTTTCAATGATAGTTCATAAAGATTTTGCCTATCCAAAAGCAAGAGATCTTACCCAAAAATTAAAGGAAATTATCCCAAGACATTCTTTTGAAGTCCCAGTTCAAGCTGTAATTGGATCAAAAGTGATTGCTCGCGAGACAATTAAAGCTTATCGTAAAGATGTAACGGCAAAATTATATGGAGGGGATGTCACAAGAAGAAAAAAATTACTTGAAAAACAGAAGGCAGGAAAAAAAAGAATGAAATCTTTCGGGGTCGTTGATGTTCCTCAGGAGGCCTTTTTAGCAATTTTAAAAACAAATGTTAGTGAAAAATAG
- a CDS encoding MSC_0882 family membrane protein, with protein MRRNRQKFENYPYQRPQNNPNFSNFEQKNKNFQPTQHEYQYNEENYQENSRYRPKYENTSQFYHNELLEREYQDRMEQKRIQEEANTFISKEVRKIFGLELIFLPLKAIFWLALILTVLIVSVLWTQEKIPAWSYEKKYLPLLIVPGIFGAILFFLFIKTLLDYKAIKKSVIYFRSQLQNNANRLEMPPMIPWLVKKVNQKEVNAIWLSGFTLFATIMMGLTYWVLLKYYPEKNIQNSAEYITAMAVNGALFIVMLIYDLMLRRRLGNIEAIFGHIYHKSIDIGKIRFRRHLLWAFLTVVIFLILRRIGKRKNWI; from the coding sequence ATGAGAAGAAATAGACAAAAATTTGAAAATTACCCCTACCAGCGACCACAAAATAACCCAAATTTTTCTAATTTTGAGCAAAAAAACAAAAATTTTCAACCCACACAACATGAATATCAATATAATGAAGAAAATTATCAGGAAAATTCCCGTTATAGGCCAAAATATGAAAATACTTCGCAATTTTATCATAATGAATTATTAGAACGCGAATATCAAGATAGAATGGAACAAAAACGCATTCAGGAAGAAGCGAATACCTTTATTTCAAAAGAGGTTCGGAAAATTTTTGGTTTAGAGTTAATTTTCCTACCTTTAAAAGCGATTTTTTGACTAGCATTGATTCTTACAGTTTTAATTGTTTCAGTTCTTTGGACTCAGGAAAAAATTCCAGCTTGATCTTATGAGAAAAAATATTTACCTTTGCTAATAGTCCCTGGAATTTTTGGCGCTATTTTATTTTTTCTTTTTATTAAAACACTTTTAGACTATAAAGCAATCAAAAAATCTGTTATTTATTTTCGTTCCCAGTTGCAAAATAATGCAAATCGACTTGAAATGCCACCAATGATTCCATGACTTGTAAAAAAAGTGAATCAAAAAGAGGTAAATGCTATCTGACTTAGCGGCTTTACTTTGTTTGCAACAATTATGATGGGCTTAACTTACTGAGTGTTATTAAAATATTATCCGGAGAAAAATATTCAAAATTCTGCCGAATATATAACTGCAATGGCAGTAAATGGCGCTTTGTTTATAGTTATGCTAATTTATGATTTAATGCTTCGTCGGCGTTTGGGAAATATTGAAGCAATTTTTGGTCACATTTATCATAAAAGTATTGATATAGGTAAAATTCGTTTTCGCCGTCATTTACTTTGAGCTTTTTTAACGGTAGTAATTTTTTTGATTTTACGAAGAATCGGAAAACGTAAAAATTGAATTTAG